The genomic DNA AATCGCCTACGCTCACAGGACATACACAAGATAGTTGACGTCTTCAGAAAACAGACTGAAATATCGCGTTATTCCCGGATGGTGCCACTCAGCGAAATAGCTAGTCCAACTAACGACTACAACTTGAACATTCCAAGGTATATTGATTCATCCGAACCGGAAGACCTACATGACCTGGACGCTCATCTGAATGGTGGGATACCGGAACGGGATATAGATGATCTGAAGCATTATTGGCAGGTCTTTCCTGCGCTAAGAGAAGCGCTTGTTGAAGGTAATGGCCGCCCTGGCTACTTGGAGCCAAAAGTAAATACAAACGAGATAAAGCAGACAATACTAGAACATAAAGACTTTCAGGCTTTCTCTTTCAAAGTAAACACCCTATTTGATAAGTGGTCCAATGAACACAAACCACTATTGAAGGAGATCGCAATAAACGATGCCCCAAAACTAATAATACAAAGGTTATCCGAGGATCTGCTGGACAGTTTTGTGTATATTCCCCTGCTTGATCGTTATGATGTTTACCAACGGCTTATGGATTATTGGGCTGATGAGATGCAGGATGATGTGTATCTAATCGCAGTAGATGGCTGGTTAAAAGCTGTGAAACCTCGCGGAATAATCTCTAACAAAGAAAGAAAGATTAACGAGAAGCCTGATCTTACAATCGGCAAAACCAAGTACAAGATGGATCTAATCCCGCCTGAGTTAATAGTTGCGAGATATTTCTCTGAAGAAAACGCTGAAATTGAACAAATGATGCAACAACAAGAAGAGGCTTCCCGCGAAATTGAAGAATTCGTGGAAGAAAACACAGGGGAGGAAAGTCTGCTCGAAGAGGCGGTGAATGAAAAGGGAAGCGTTACTAAGAGTGCCGTTACAGATCGCCTTAAGGAATTGGGAAGGAATCCGGATCCCGAATTTGAAGATGAACATAAAGCTTTAAGCCGCTATCTTGAACTATATGAGGCAGAGTCGGCAGCGAAGAAAGCAATCAAAGATGCACAGTTAGTCCTCGATAAAAAGGTTCTACAGAAATACGGAGACTTGAATGAAGAAGATATAAAGAGGCTTGTTGTTGAGGATAAGTGGTTTAGCAAGATTCGAACCTTTATTGAGGAAGAAGTCGAAAAGCTCACGCAGGGATTGAGCAACAGAATTAAGGAACTAGAGGAACGCTATTCGCAGACACTACCGGATATTGAAAAGGAAGTCGATCAGTTTAGTAAGAAGGTTGCCGAACATCTGAAAAAGATGGGATTGGTGTGGGATGTGTGAAGAGCAGCTGAGGATGGATAATTTTGAATCTGTTCGTGAAGGCCATTCTTCCGATGAAATACCGCCTGGTTATAAGAAGACTGAGGTAGGAATTATTCCGGAGGATTGGGAAGTGAAAAGGCTTAGAGATTGTCTAGTTGGACAACCAGAATATGGAATAAACGCATCCGCGGTCTCTTATTCGGAGAATCTTCCAACATACATAAGAATAACCGATATCACGGATGAAGGAAGATTTTCTTCTGAAAACATAGCCTCTGTTGCAACTGACAGTTATCACAATTTTCTGCTAACAGACGGAGATGTCGTTTTCGCTCGTACCGGTGCTAGTGTCGGTAAGTATTATCGTTATAGGCCTGGTGACGGAGCTCTTGTATTTGCAGGATTTTTGATTCGTGTTCATCCTGATAGAAGCAAGCTCCTACCTCAGTTCTTAGAAGCATACCTTGGAACCTCCCCATACTGGAATTGGGTTCGATTGATGTCGGCACGCAGCGGTCAACCTGGGATAAACGGAAAAGAGTACTCTATACTGCCTGTTCCAGTAACTTCCATCGCTGAGCAGGCTGCTATTGCTGAAGTTCTCACTGACGTTGACAATCTTATAGAGTCCCTTGATAACCTCATAGACAAAAAGCAGGCGATAAAGAAAGCAACTATGCAGCAGCTTCTTACAGGAAGAACTCGTTTGCCTGGTTTTGAAGGGGAATGGGAATTGAAGCAACTAGGAACTTTTGCATGCGTTAGAAGTTATAGGGTGTTTCCTGCTAGTGTTAATCCAGAAACCATTTGTATAGAACTAGAACATATTGAACAAGGAACTGGCAGACTTTGCGCTTACTCTAAAGCGGCTGAATCTGAATCTTCGAAGTTTCTATTTTTCTCAGGCGACATATTATTTGGACGGTTAAGACCCTATCTTAAGAAATTCTGGCTTGCTAAACAAAACGGTCTTTGTTCGACAGAAATTTGGCCGCTTAATGTTAGTACAAGTGATATCCTCAACAATTTCCTTTTTTATGTTGTTCAAACTGAGCAGTTTTTGGAAGCCTCTGGAGTTTCATATGGTACACATATGCCTCGAGCAGATTGGAAAGTATTGCGAGAGTTATTAATAGCTATTCCAGCAATTGAAGAACAGCGCGCAATTACCTCGATTCTACTAGATATGGATGCTGAAATTGAAGCTTTGGAGCGCCAAAGAGATAAGACAAAACAGATAAAACAGGGAATGATGCAACAGCTTCTAACCGGAAGAATAAGGTTACTGGATAAGGAGGCTGTATGATGAGTCCGCAGGCGACCTCGATACGACTCTTTCTCGTAGATGGAACTCCAGACGGAATACGAATAATAGAGAAGTCAAACTGGACAGGTGTAGCTGTTGTTGCCGGCCGTTCGAATCTTGTTTCTGCTCTTTTGCGAGATGAATTATCCCGTCCCGGCGTGTACGTACTGACGGGTCCCGGCAAAAGTGGTTCCTCCAGAATATATATCGGCGAAGCAGATATTCTGCGCGACCGTCTGAAACAGCACGCAATGAAGAAAGACTTCTGGACGGGTTTTGTTGCATTTACAAGTAGTAACGAGGGACTGAACAAGGCGCATGTGCGTTACCTCGAAGCGAGTCTTATCAAACTTGCGAACTCTGCTAACCAGTGGGAGGTCGAGAATAGTACAACACCTCCTCTGCCTCCGCTATCGGAAGCCGATCGTGCCGATGCAGATTGGTTTCTCAATGAAATGCTTGTCATTTATCCAATCCTGGGAATAGACGCGTTTGAGGCCGCTTCAAAGGATGTTGTATTGCAGGGCCCGGATGAAGAATACGTTCTTTCGCAAAGAGGCGCGAGAGCCAGAGGCATAGAGGTCCCGGAAGGTTTTGTGGTTAAGCAGGATTCTTGTGCGCGTATTGCAGAAGTAAATTCTATACAGGCCTATTTGCATGATCTTAGGCAACAGCTTATAGATCGTGGGGTTTTGAAGCAAGAAGGCGGCTACTATGTGTTCACGCAGGATTATCGTTTCGCTTCTCCCTCTACTGCTGCGGGTGTTTTAGTTGGAGGTCCCGTAAACGGCCGCACTGCCTGGAAAACCGCTGAAGGAAATACCCTGAAAAAGATTCAGGATACGAGGACGGAGGCAAGTGGATGAAGGAATATGTCGGGCAACGTGAAATCATAACCCAGAAAGCGGTGCTGACTTTTCTTCAAAACGCTCTGGGTTACAGGTATCTTGGGAACTGGAAAGACAGATCCGATAACAGCAATATCGAACAGGGGCTGTTGACTGACTGGCTGAAGAAACAAGGACACGATGACACGACTATCTCAAAGACTATTGACCTTCTCGAAAAAGCCAACACTGTTATCGGCGAGAGAAACACCTACTACGCCAACAAAGACGTCTATGGATTGTTGCGCTATGGGGTTAAGGTCAAGAGAGATATACAAGAACAATACAAGACAGTTTGGCTAATCGACTGGGATAACATCGAGAACAACAATTTTGCTGTAGCCGAAGAGGTAACGATAATAGAGGAACATACAAAGCGCCCCGACATAGTGCTGTATGTGAATGGTATCGCCTTCGCCGTTCTCGAATTGAAGCGCTCCACAGTATCCGTGGAAGAGGGAATTCGCCAGAACCTGGACAATCAGAAAAAGGAGTTTATAAGACGTTTCTTCTCTACTATTCAACTCATTATGGCCGGAAACGATACCGAAGGCCTAAGATATGGGGTCATCGGAACAACGGAGAAGTATTACATGCGCTGGAAGGAAACAGAGGCACATCCGCTGGCAGGCGATAATCCTCTGCTGAAAGAATTGGGTCAGCTCTGCAGAAAGGATCGATTACTCGAGATAGCACATGACTT from Mesotoga infera includes the following:
- a CDS encoding restriction endonuclease subunit S, producing the protein MCEEQLRMDNFESVREGHSSDEIPPGYKKTEVGIIPEDWEVKRLRDCLVGQPEYGINASAVSYSENLPTYIRITDITDEGRFSSENIASVATDSYHNFLLTDGDVVFARTGASVGKYYRYRPGDGALVFAGFLIRVHPDRSKLLPQFLEAYLGTSPYWNWVRLMSARSGQPGINGKEYSILPVPVTSIAEQAAIAEVLTDVDNLIESLDNLIDKKQAIKKATMQQLLTGRTRLPGFEGEWELKQLGTFACVRSYRVFPASVNPETICIELEHIEQGTGRLCAYSKAAESESSKFLFFSGDILFGRLRPYLKKFWLAKQNGLCSTEIWPLNVSTSDILNNFLFYVVQTEQFLEASGVSYGTHMPRADWKVLRELLIAIPAIEEQRAITSILLDMDAEIEALERQRDKTKQIKQGMMQQLLTGRIRLLDKEAV
- a CDS encoding type I restriction-modification system subunit M, whose product is MALKKSQLYQSLWQSCDELRGGMDASQYKDYVLTLLFMKYVSDKYAGIDDAIIVVPPGASFDDMVKLKGDKEIGDKINKIINAFAHENELDFLINAADFNDETKLGQGKDMQDRLSRLVAIFEGLDFTSNRAEGDDLLGDAYEYLMKNFATESGKSKGQFYTPAEVSRIMAKVIGIEEAKNLSEPTVYDPTCGSGSLLIKAANETEISRLAIFGQEMDNATWALAKMNMILHEHPTAEIWRGNTLAAPHFKNHDGTLKAFDFAVANPPFSSKSWTNGLDPYHDEFGRFEYGVPPAKNGDYAFLLHLIKSLKSHGKGAIILPHGVLFRGNKEADIRKNLIKRGYIKGIIGLPSNLFYGTGIPACIIVIDKENATVRTGIFMIDASKGFMKDGNKNRLRSQDIHKIVDVFRKQTEISRYSRMVPLSEIASPTNDYNLNIPRYIDSSEPEDLHDLDAHLNGGIPERDIDDLKHYWQVFPALREALVEGNGRPGYLEPKVNTNEIKQTILEHKDFQAFSFKVNTLFDKWSNEHKPLLKEIAINDAPKLIIQRLSEDLLDSFVYIPLLDRYDVYQRLMDYWADEMQDDVYLIAVDGWLKAVKPRGIISNKERKINEKPDLTIGKTKYKMDLIPPELIVARYFSEENAEIEQMMQQQEEASREIEEFVEENTGEESLLEEAVNEKGSVTKSAVTDRLKELGRNPDPEFEDEHKALSRYLELYEAESAAKKAIKDAQLVLDKKVLQKYGDLNEEDIKRLVVEDKWFSKIRTFIEEEVEKLTQGLSNRIKELEERYSQTLPDIEKEVDQFSKKVAEHLKKMGLVWDV
- a CDS encoding GIY-YIG nuclease family protein — encoded protein: MMSPQATSIRLFLVDGTPDGIRIIEKSNWTGVAVVAGRSNLVSALLRDELSRPGVYVLTGPGKSGSSRIYIGEADILRDRLKQHAMKKDFWTGFVAFTSSNEGLNKAHVRYLEASLIKLANSANQWEVENSTTPPLPPLSEADRADADWFLNEMLVIYPILGIDAFEAASKDVVLQGPDEEYVLSQRGARARGIEVPEGFVVKQDSCARIAEVNSIQAYLHDLRQQLIDRGVLKQEGGYYVFTQDYRFASPSTAAGVLVGGPVNGRTAWKTAEGNTLKKIQDTRTEASG